The DNA region ATGAGTGGCCCACAGTTCACCCACATAGTCTCAACTGGTCCTTGTGGGAATTAAGATTTATTCAGCACCTACTGTGCCAAGCACTGCGCACACATGATCTTAATGgcaaacatttatggagcacttcCTGGGTTCCAGGCACTTGTGCTATCTGACCTCACCTCCCGCAAGCCATGAGGTGGCGATCAGAGATGCATAATGTCATATGCCGCCATATCCCATTCTTTTTGCCTTCTTCCTGCCCATATGGTAAATTTTGGACTTCTGAGGCCCACCTGTTTTCCCCCTACTACTAACAGGTTTGCAGCCATTCTAGCTGTCAGTAAAAGTGCTCTTAGCAAGATCAGAAGAACAAAATATCCCCTCTGCTCCACAACTCCAGAAAGGCCAACATAAAACCATTCATGCAAATGTCATTTCTAAGACACCCAGACTCAAGGCATTGTCGCCACATCCAACAAAGATAACCCCTAAGTCCCTGGTTTCAGCTAGTTGTCGTGCTTAATAATTGGTAGCCATGGCTATTAACATTTAACGTGACGTCTCTGTTGGAGTGTAGGAACACTGAACAGAATCTGGGCGCATCTCTCCCCTCCCATATATAAGACCTAACCACTCCACTTGACATTTAGGATATTTATTGCAAGAGGGTTTGAGAGTCAGACTTCATTTAAATTGACAAATGAAACTGTCTCTGGTGGCTAAACCACACCAGGAGGAGCCTGGGAAAGATGACCAGGTGCTGACCTTGACCAAGCCAGCAAAACAGGAAGAGGAATCTCTGCTCAGGTCTGAGCAAGGACCTGTGCTCTGCAGTCTGCCTCTAGCTTGGAGACTAGGCTGAAACTAGAGGTTTGGAGAATAAAACAATTATGGGTTTGGGCTTTGTTCTTGTGTTATGGCTTTTGTCAATGTCATTAGAATCAGATCCATAAACTAATTTGCTGTTTTAGCACTTCTTGGCATGTGACTCACAGGGAACTGAAGTTCCCCACTCTGGAGTATTTCTGAGTTTGAAGGCTGCCTAATCAGGTTTgatttttaatccaatttgaaGCGAGAGAGTTTCCTTGCTCTGTGAGATCTGAACCTTAGAGTGAGTTTCTCTTAGAACCAGGAGCCTCTGTGGAGTAAAAACCCCAACGCTGAGTAGGTGGGGAGAATGGCAGCAAAGACCCTGTGCAGCTGGTGAGGAAAATGTGTGTTCTGTCCCGAGTGAGGGCATTTTCCATATAAACTTCAGTGTGTTAAATGAGTATTCCTTCTGAGATGTTCCCCCTATGCGGGATGGAGAGACCAAGAAGATTCTGAGCCTTCAACCGAGACCCAGCCTTTCTGATGCTGAAGCAACAGTGTCTCCTTGGGCTACCTGTTCCTGAGGGTTGGTGTGGCTGCACCGAAGGCGACAAAGGAAATACATTTCCTTTGAAAGCTTGGATGGGCTCTTCCACTTGCAGAGTGTATTAAAGGACAACAGCTGTCAAGTCTAGCAAATTCTGTGAAGGCTCTGTTTTGAATTTAAGAGACTAGGAAATGCTTATATGATTCTAAGACAAGAGATTCCACAttggaaagcaactatacttcaattaaaaaaaaaaaaaaagattccaaagGCATTAAGAGGGTAGAAAATGAAGATGTCAAGCCAAAATTCCTAATGCTTTAATGTCATAACCCTTTAAGGAAAAATTTCCAGGCTCAATGAGAATGATGCTTAGAGTAGATGCTGGATaaatatgttgaatgaataaatgggagaaaagaaaagtatcGCTTTATAGCCACCCATTCATGAATTTCAGCCTGCCATTTACGGATACTTAAATAGGTTTTCAAATTTTATCTTCAGAGGACAAATGGTTTCCTACTTGGAAAAAATACCATACAAGAGGGAAAATGTTAATTACTCAGTAGAGTTGTAAAACCTTGGTTAAAAGGTAAATAATCTACTTTACCAaaacatatatgttaaatatacaaCTTCTATATATCAATCACACctcaataaagcttttaaaaaagataatctaCTTCAAAGggagcaaaataaaatgaagaatctGTGTAAAAACAATTAAATGGTTAATCAAACTATAAACATATTCCAGACTTCTGCAACAAATTTTTTATCTCTCTAAAAGTTATCacagtaggaaaaaaagaaaattcaattttGGTTTAAAGACCCTGCTGAGTTACCAGATAAAGTCAAACGTATGCAAATTGACATTAGACCAAAAAGAATTacggaacctccctggtggtccagtggttaggactctacccttccaatgcaggggactgggtttgatccctggtggaggaactaagatcccatatgccataagGCATGgccaaatgattaaaaaaataaataatcttttttaaaaaagagtcataATAAAAGGTCAAAGACAGAGGGGGTTTGCAAGGCAGTGAGACTACTCTGTAATATTCTGATGGTAGACACATATCATTAAACATTTGTCTGAACTCAGAATGTGCATCATCAGAGTAAACCCTGCTGTGAactatggactctgggtgatAATGCGTCAGTGTAAGCCTATGGCTCGTAACCAATGGACCACCccggtgggggatgttgatagtAGAGGCAGCTGTGCACCTGTAGGAACGGTGTCTACACAGGAGATCTCTGtactttccactcaattttgTTGTGACCCTTAAAActtctctagaaaaaaaaaaaaaactaactaagAAAAAGTGTATTTTACACTGAGGCCGGAGCCCACAAAGGTTGTCACCTGGGTAGTAAATGGATAAAACTTTATGGGAAAGGAAATCTGAAGAAGAGATAAGATTTTTCATGCAGATTCAAATCTAAGAGAAAATGTTGTCTAAGGGACAACAAAGAGAGGAATCGTGGATGCAAAATATTCCCGGCTCCTTacagtgatagaaatgttctataatTAGGTTGTgctgatggttgtacaactttgtCTCGGTAAATACGCTGTAATTTATTGACTTCTACACTGAAAGTTTCGAGACTTTCAGACCTATATGTTTTTGGTTCTCTTGACCCTAACTGGGGTTGGGTCCCTAACTAATTAATTCCAGACCCTGACCCTTAAAGACTATGAGGCTGGAACTGCTGATGAAAATCTCAGCCGGATCTGGAGGAAATGTTTCTCCTCCCTGAGGTTGTGGAAAAGCAGATGCTCTGCTGGGTCTTAAACGCCCGTGTAAATGAAGCCGATGACCAAGGAGATTCGTGTGATGCCTGGACTTCAGGTGCTGTCACCGTGTCCCAGAAAAGGAACATTGAACTTCCAAAAAGTCTGCCATCCTGTGGGTTCTCTTATTTAAGATATATGGCTCtggctatatttttttaataaatttatttttatgtatttatttggctgtgccaagtcgtGGCTgcggcatgagaactcttagttgcagcatgtggaattgattccctgaccagggatcaaacccaggccccctgcattgggagcacagagtcttagccactggaccaccagggaagtctcctggcCATACTTTTAAATTGACatctctgttttctgaaatgTATGGGACCCATGAGTTTTGTTTgtcaaggcaggaaaaaaaaaacatggactcttttcttcccccctcacacaaggtgggaaaaaaaataaaataaacctgtgACTCTCCAACGAAGAGTTTGACCTCatttaaattaatgtattaaagtcccagttttacagatgaggaaactgaggctcaagtaggttaaatcactttgctgcatcACATAGGTTGGGGAATGGCtgtgacccaggatttgaacccagcctGCCTGACCCTGGTCTTTGCTCTTAACTACTAGGCTATGCGTATTATCATTTAATTGTCAAAAACAACTCTAGCACGTGGAAACAGAGAGGTGGAgtgccttgcccaaggtcacacagccagtaagtggcagGCAGGGGATCTAAACCCTTTCCTCATCTGGAACCTAAGCCTGCGGACTTTGCACCTGGCCTGTTGCCAagcctcctccccagcccacctgGCCGCCCCCGCCCTGGGCTCACCTGCGCTCTTGCCCGAAGAGGCGCTCCACCTCTGCGCGGCCAGGGCTGCGGGTGCGGCCCCCGTTGCTGCCCTGGGGCCCCGGCTCCCTCTGTGCCAGCCTCCTGGGGGGGGGCAGATCAGCCAGCACGGTGTACTCCTCCCTCTCCAGGTTGTGCCTGATCTCCCCTGGGGGTGCCGAGCCCCAGGAGCCCCCCgagctgcctggaggaggtgagggtgCCAGGAATGCTAGGTCACTGGGCaggtggcggggtggggaggaggcgcGAGGGGCATCCCGGTGCCCAATGCACACCTGAGGGGGCAGCATTGGGGAGCCACGCAGAGAGTCGGTGGAAGGGGCCAAGCTCTCCATACTCGTCCCAGGAGGGTCCTGGAAGAAGAGGGAGGGCTCGGGGGGCTGGCGTGGTGGAGATGAGAAGGAGGGTGCGTCGCGGTGCCCAATGCATACCGGTGCAGGGATGGCAGGAGGCTCATGCAAAGAGTCCATGGAGGGGACCAGGCTCTCTGTGCTGGCTCTGGGGAGATCCGGGAACAAGAGGGAGGGCTCGGGGGCTtggcggggcggggaggaggcCCGGGGTGCATCACGGTACCCGATACACACAGGTGGGGGGAACTGAGGAGGGTCGTGCTGCGGGGACTGGTTCTCAGCATCCGATGTGtctgggaggaaggggaaggggtcAAACTGGGTGTGGCGGGGGGGTGAGGAAGCCCGGGGGGCATCCCGGTGTCCAATGCATACGGCTGGGGGCATATAGGGGGGATCATGGTGGGGTGATTCACTCTCAGATGCGTGGGGGtctgggaagaaggagaaggggtcatGCTGTAAATAGCGAGGAGGTGAGGAGGCCCTAGGGGCGTCCCGGTGCCCAATGCACACAGCACACGGAGGCTGGGGGGGCTCGGAAGAGGTCTGGGGTGCACCACGGGGAGTGGGATGCAGAGGCGAGGAGGTCCTGGAGGCCCCATGGTGGCCTGGGTTATGGGAGGTGGCAGTGGCCCGGAATGGTGAGTTGTGCTGGGTGGGTCCAGAGGAAGACTGGGGTGAGTCCCGCTGAGCTGATCTAGCAGGAGATGAGGTCTGAGGCCGGTCGCTCTGCGTTGGCCGGAGGGCAATGGATGCCCAGGGAACCTCACTTTGCTTGGAGCGAGATGGGGAAGAGGATCGGGGGCCATCGCTCTGCGTTGGCCGGAGGGGAAAGGAGGCCCATGGGATGTCTTTGTTAGTACGGTGGGGAGAGGCGTTCCGGGGGTTGTTCCGCTGAGAGGAGCGATGGGGAGAAGATGCTCTGGGATGGTCTTGTTGGGTGCAGCCCTGACAGGAGGTGCTTCCGGGGTTTCCCCGCCGTGAGGAAGAGAATTTGGGATTGTCCTGTTGGGTACAAGAGGTTTTAGGGTTGTCCCTTTGGGCAGAAGAGCTTCTAGGTGTGTTCTGTGGAACACAAGAAGGTCTGGGGTTGCCCTGCTGGGGAGTACAAGTCGGAACAGGAGCTTGAGGGTTGTCCTGTTGGGTGTAAGAGGCTCTGGAGGTGTCTTGTTGGGTGGCTCTGGGGGGAGAGGAAACCCAAGGATTATTTCGTTGGGTGGATGAGGTTCTGGGGCTGTCTCGTGGGACAACTCTTGAAGGAGAGGTTGCTCTGGGGGTGTTCCGCTGTGTGGAAGAGGTCTTGGGGGTGTCCTGTTGGGTGGATGAGGTTCTGAGGTTGTCTCGTGGGACAACTCTTGAAGGAGAGGTTGCTCTGGGGGTGTTCCGCTGTGTGGAAGAGGTCTTGGGGGCGTCCTGTTGGGTGGATGAGGTTCTGAGGTTGTCTCGTGGGACAACTCTTGAAGGAGAGGTTGCTCTGGGGGTGTCCCGCTGTGTGGAAGAGGTCTTGGGGGCGTCCTGTTGGGTGGATGAGGTTCTGAGGTTGTCTCGTGGGGCAGCTCTTGAAGGAGAGGTTGCTCTGGGGGTGTCCCGCTGTGTGGAAGAGGTCTTGGGGGCATCCTGTTGGGTGGACAAAGTTCTGAGGTTGTCTCGTGGGGCAGCTCTTGAAGGAGAGGTTGCTCTGGGGGTGTCCCGCTGTGTGGAAGAGGTCTTGGGGGTGTCCTGTTGGGAAGACAAGGTTCTGGGGTTGTCTCGTGGGGCAACTCTTGAAGGAGAGGTTGCTCTGGGGGTGTTCCGCTGTGTGGAAGAGGTCTTGGGGGCATCCTGTTGAGTAGATGAGGTTCCGGCATTGTCCCGTTGGATGATTCGGTGGGGAGAGGAGGCTCGGGAGGCCCCGTGTTGCGGGGAAGCAGCCTGGACAGCATTCCTTGGGGCAGAGCGATGGAGAGAGGAAGCCTGGGAGGTGGCACTTCGAGGACCACTCTGTGGCGTCGCGGGGGAGGCCGGGGTCGGCACCGACCGGGACCGCTCCAAGGAGAAGTACCCGCTTTCTCCCCGGAGCTTGGCCCAGTGCTGTCCGGCGCTTCGGTTCTCACCTCCAGAGCCTAGAGAGAGGAGGCAGGTTCAAGGCAAGCGGAGAGGTCCAAGCGGCTCCCACAGCCTACTTTTCCTGGTCCCCTAAGATGGATGACTGGGGCAGACCCCACACCATCTTCTTGGAGGTCCTCACACACCTCTGCCCCTAGGAGCAAGCAGACTGCAGGAGGGCTTAGGTGTCCCTCTCAGGCTGAAGTCAGGAATTTGAAATTGAAAACCAGGCGGACCTGGTCAAAGTGGGGTGGGTGGTAGAGCCAAAGGTCACATAGTGACCTTCAGAAAAGAAGCAAACTCTTCAAGAGCAGTTTTGAAAACCGCCTCTGTGAGCCCAGAGAGGAAGAGCTGAATCTCATAGCAGCTACCAacaattttccatttctgttctACTTCCTGCAATTGGATTCCCagaactccctccctcccttccagtgAGACTCCTGTGTGATAGCTTTAGAAATTTCCTTTTGTGAACAGGCAGCAATGGCCTCACCTGAGGGGCTtgctagaaatgcagactctcagcaCCACTACCCGCACTGGGCACATTGCATCAGAATCCACATTTTAATAAGATTCCTAGGCTATCTGCACGCACGCCACAGTTGAAGAAGCTTTGATCTAAGGGATTCGTGTAACTTCCCTATTCAGGGAGGGACACCCTCACAACCCCCATCCCCATGAAGGGCAGCATGACAGTGGTGTCACCCTCCACCCCCTCAGTCCCTTGGTCCCCAAGCATATGGTAGCCACCAGCCCTGTGCACGTACGTCCCTGGGTTGGTGCTTCAGAAGAGAAGTAAAGGCTATTGTGGCCTCATCTTGACGGGGCCATGACTGCCTTCATTAAAGGCCATGCTTCAGAGTCCCTCTTTTctgggaagttccctggtggcccagtggctggaATTTACTGCCTTGGcccagggttcagtctctggtgggggaactgagatcccacaagctgcatggcttGGCCAAAGAACAAAAAAGGAATCCCTCTTCTACTTTGAAACTTCTGCCTCCTCCAAGCTCTCTGAGCTGGTATCACTGAACCCTGAGTCTCTAGTACCCTTCAGGGGACTGGAACCACACACAGAATGACAAAGTTTTCAtcgttgggaattccctggtggcccagtggttgggacttggcattttcactgccagggcccggGTTCCgcccttggtcggggaactaggatcctggaAGCCGGCATAGCACTGCCCCCGAGGAGAAAATTTTTTTGCCTATTGTTGCCTGATGGACTGATGTCCCATGACATTCCAAATCTGCCAGCTTCTCTCATCtacctcttcccacctccccgcTCTCAGCCTCCCTCGTTTTTCACAATAGCCCTCTAACACGTACACTCTGGGCACAAGGTCATCATCTACCCAGGGAGATCCTTTCGAAAAGCAAACCTAGCTAGACCACCCCGGCTTACAAGGAGACTGAGAGCTATCTCAGAGGGGAGAAAGTTCACAAGACATGATGATTAAATGCAACGTGGGATTCTGGATCGGGTCCTGCAACAGAAAAGAGACATTTGTGGAGGAAAACGTGAATCCAAAGAAAGTCTGTAGTGGGAATTCCCTgccggtccagtggctaagactccacactcccaattcagagggcccaggttcgatccctggtcagggaactagatcccatgtgctgtagctaagagttcacacgccTCAACTAAAAGACTCCATGtgcggcaactaagacctggcacaaccaaataaacacataaacattaaaaacaacaaaaacagtgtaGTTTAGTTAACAGTATTGTTATCGgtgttaatttcttaattttgataaTCGGGCTATAATTATGTAAGATGTCAACACCGGAGGAACCCGAGTGAAGAGTGTAATCGAAATTCTCTGTACCATTTTTGCAACTATtctaaaagatttaaaaacaagcaCACAAACCACTTTCAGGGCTCCCAACTGCACTTGGAATAAAACCCAGGCATTTCCCATGGCCAGCAAGGCTCTGCCCGCCTCCGCTGGCCTCCGAGGTCCCTGTGGGCAGGGGCCTCACCTTCTCACTTACAGCTGTGCCTCCTGTGCCTAGCACACCATAAGTGAGCAGTAATGTTGCCCCACCACCTTCCAGCTCTGAGCTCTGCCTCGTCCTGGAGTCTTCCCTCCCGGTGAGCCTGGGTGCTGGCTGAGATGGAATTTCCCGCCCCTCCCAGAGGCTCACAGCTGGGTCAGCACCCCAGGCCCagttccttccctttcccctcacCAGTGCATCCTTTGAGCCTGGCCCAACCAGGATCTGACTTCATTCCTGCAGCCCCTTTATTGAGCACACGGGGCAGACTAGGCAGATGTTCAGGGCATCTGTGTTTTGTCCCTCAGCCAGCCAGGGCTCGGCACACCCTGCTCCATCCAGTGTGTCTGCAAACTGGGAGGAGCCCTAGAGGGATGTCAAAGTGTTCCCAGCATCTCGCACCTGGCTGATTCCTCCCAGGCCGTGGCCTCCTGCTGCAATTTGGGAGCTTGCCACCAGGTAGACAGCGGTGACTGCCTTTGATCAAGCAGGTCACATAGTGAgggttcccccccacccccctaccctgTGTTTAAGAGCAAGAAAGCAGATGTCTAGTACAAAATCTCACCACGATCAGGCCATTCACACTGGGGAGGCACTTCTTTCCACACGCCCTCTCCCCAGGGCCTGAGAGGGCAGGGCAGTGGGGGTGAGGTGCTGACAAGATCTgatgaatgtttttaaagatgGCTCAGCTGCTGGAGGGAGAATGGACTGAAGTGGCCTGGCAAAGCCGGAGACTGAAGGAGGCTCTAGCAATAACCCCTAGTTTGATCAGGGAGCAGTGGCAGAGACGGCAAAAAGGAGACATATTTTGGAATGTGTTTTGGAGGTGCTGACCAGAACTGCTGCTGATTGCACATAAAGCGTAAGGAGGGACTTCtgtgctggtccagtggctaagactctgagctcccaatgcagggggcccgggttcaatccctggtcagggaactagatcccacatgccacaactgaaggatcctgcgtgctgcagtgaagactgaagatcctctGTGCTGCAAGACccacatagccaaataaataaataattttttaaaaaagacctcaTGACAATTCACCTCTAAGCCATccatgaaaagtgttagtcactcagtcacatccaattctttgcgaccccatggactttagcccaccaggctcctctgtccatggaattctccaggcaagaagactagagtgggtagccattcccttctccaggggatcttcccgacccagggatcaaacctgggtctcctgcactgcaagcagattctttactgtctgagccaccaaagagcCCCTCCATGTGCACCTCCTGAGTGAGGACGGTCTGCTTCTGTCCTCACACTCAGGAAGCACAGCATGGATGCAATACATACAGTCCACATTCAAACTTCCCCATATCCCAGTCATGTCTTTCATAGCTCTTTATTTTCCTATCCCGGACCCAAGCCCGGATACACATGGCGTTTCACTTCCCTGACTCTTTTATTCAAGAACAGCTCCTCAGTCCTTTTTGGTCTTTCATGAAGAATCCTGTCAGTTAGTTTGCAGAATATCCctgtttgggtttgtctgatgttctgttgggattagaggcaggagatagattctttttttttagcagcCAAACTGGGAAAAGATGCTGTGCCCTCCCCTGTGCGTCACGCAGGGGCACCCAGCCAATTTGCCCCATGCTAGGATGCCGAGCGACCACTTGGTTAAGCTGGTGTCTGCCAGATCTCCCATCCTAAGGATGCCTATTCCCTTCATAACCAATGTGTAATCTGAGGGGTGATACTTTGAGGCCATGTGAATATCCTGTTCCCCAACAACCCTTCATGCAGGAATTTAGCATCTGCTGGTGATTTGTGCCTGAACCAGTTATTACTACAGTGGCTGCGATACTCTCTTTAACTGGTTTCTCATCCTGCAGCCTCACCCTGAATCCTTTGCATCCTTGCCCTAGTGAAACTCTTTTAAGGCTCAGGACATCACTCCCCTTCTCAAAAACCTTCCATGGCTCCCTACTACTTAAAGGAGAAAGTCcagggacttttctggtgatccaatggttaagaatctgcctttcaatgcaggggatgggggatcaatccctgctcaggcaactgatatcccacatgccttggagtaaCTAAGCTTGCATGCCGCAACTCCTGAagctgcttgccacaactagagtccgtgtgccacaatgaaagatcctgcatgacaatGCAATGAAGAACccacgtactgcaactaagacccgacaccgtcagataaataaaaaagaaagaaaaaataaagaaggacatAGAGACacgttaaaaaaagagagaagaagaaagtccAAACCCCTTGGCTGGATTCGAGGCCTGCATGGTTTGGCCCAACTATACACCCCGCTCTTTGCTGAAGCTGTGCATACCAGGATACTCCCGCGTCACACTCCTAGACTGTACTCAGCAGTTTCCTCAACTAGAGCGCCACGTCCAGAAGGCGTTCCTCTGAGTCCTTCCCCGGCTGGAATGAAGCTCTTTCTGCTCTGCCTCTGTTTCTGCAGCTGTTTCTGCTCTTCCTGTGTCCTGGGCTTCTGATCTCCTGTCTGTTTGCTTTACTGAATGATGAGCTTTCTGGGACAGAGACCATGCCTATCTCCCCCTGAACACCCAAGGTGTCTAGCATAAGGTCTTACACACAGTTAGTGCTCATGTGTTTGATGTCTGAATGCTACAGGGGCCGTGGGAAGCCCAGACTGCCCCGTGGGGTTAGGACATGGGTGCCCCATCTCACATTTCCAAATCCTCGTGATGCTGAAGACACAGGCCCGGAAGCAACACAGTGCAGTAGTGATGGAGGGCCCAGCATCCTGGGTTGACCAGTGTCACAGGCATCAGTGGGCTTGGCCTGACCAGcgtcttttgtttttctctggaaaCATCACCTTAATTTCCTCCAGGCCATCTCCTCTCCCTGACTCTCAGACCATGAGGTTTGCACAGGGGGCCGATCCCATCCCTGGTCACCAGTTTGGGCACAAGAACCATGCTGGGTCCAGGGAGAACCCTTCCTGGGACCACAGCTACATCAGTAGGGAAGACTGTACCCTTTTACTGTGGGAGTTGGAAATTAGGTAGGATATAGCCTGCCACTGCTGCAGCTCAGCTTGTCATCATCAGGGGAGGATCTGGCTGAGAATGAAGCCAACACAGAAGTAAGCAGAGCAGAGACCAGATTTCTGATGATGTCTGAACACCTGGATCCAGCCAAACCTGAAGTCATTCCCCTAGATGTTCACTCAGTCAGTTTCTGTCACTTACAACCTGAAGATCCTGACCCACCAGTTGTGAGATGATGTATTTAAAGCAAGCTGCATGGCACATTATGTCTGCTCCATAATTATATGGGAACTGTTACTGTTATTGATCTAAGCTGTCAAAATAAGATGTACCCAGGGGCCCATGTGACCAGAAACCTGGCTATCTGGCTCCAAGTTCCCGGGCCATCACCACACCTGTGGTCCTAAGGACCAACCTGGCCTGGCAAAAGGTACTTACCCTCCTTTTTCTGGCCTGCAGTGTCTCCTCCTCCCACAGGGGACTGGGTGAGGAGAGGAGGAGCCTTGCGGGCACCGTCAGGCCTTGGCACCTCCTGAGACTTTCGTGGGATCATCACGGTGAAGTTGTCCCCACTGGGGGCCTCCTCCCGTCTCTCAACAGTGTCCCAGTCCTgccagagaaggggaggagaaagtCTGTTTGGAATGCAAAAAGAGAGAGCCCAGGGCCTGCACTCCCCGCGTGAGATGGgtagaaggaagggagaggaactGACATTGAAAGAGCACCTGCTGTATACTCAAGACTGTGCTGGGATCTTCAATTGACCCTGTGCAGTAGGTACGTTCACTGGCGCTAAGactttgcccaaagtcactcagctgAGAAATGGTTTATATGGGAGGAGACTCGTACCCAGGGCAGTCAGACTCCATGTAACAGCAGGGCCTTGGTATAGGGGCCCCACCCCAGAGACATTCCAGAGTGCCCATAGAAGTAGATATTCAAAATCTAGCCCCACTGCTTCCCAGATGCATGGCCTCAAGTAATACGATTCTCTTCTCTGAGACTCAGATTTCCTGCCCCAAGTCAGGGCCATAAAAGTCTCTACCTCAGAGAGGGGTGGTAAGACTTTCCAAGACACTGCCCACAGGCTGGGATGTTTTATTCTGAATCTTCTCACTTTCCCTTATGTTCTCATGGATAGTTTGCCTCTTCTGGCCCAGGACAGACCTTTGAGGGTTGAATGTCCCAGGAAGTTCCCCTGAGTCTCCTCTTTTCCCGGCTAAATGGCCGCCCCCCCCACCCTCGCTGCCCTTGCCAGGCCCCCCAGCCTGCTCTCTTTCCTCTGATCCTTGGAGATTTATGCCAGGGCTGGTTATGGGGCTGAGCAGTGTGACCAGGGCAGGGCCCAGGGCCAGTCTCACTCTTGCTCTGGGCACCACACCCAACATCCCAGCCTCTGTGAACTGAGAGATTTTGGCAGCCGGAGCCCGTTGGTGATTCACCGGGAGCTGA from Bos mutus isolate GX-2022 chromosome 5, NWIPB_WYAK_1.1, whole genome shotgun sequence includes:
- the LOC138987895 gene encoding TRIO and F-actin-binding protein-like; this translates as MEGVAGNAPCEHFEADVLAQSCCQDCCHPEEAHRARHQEPGRLESAEVPYCDLPRCRPAPEDPLGTPTSSCQSVVGPGRGPEPERGPPAGLLAEGFTAASRSREPEAAPYLEGLASSPCGSFNESPDSGTSEAPDDTSDSSLVDWDTVERREEAPSGDNFTVMIPRKSQEVPRPDGARKAPPLLTQSPVGGGDTAGQKKEGSGGENRSAGQHWAKLRGESGYFSLERSRSVPTPASPATPQSGPRSATSQASSLHRSAPRNAVQAASPQHGASRASSPHRIIQRDNAGTSSTQQDAPKTSSTQRNTPRATSPSRVAPRDNPRTLSSQQDTPKTSSTQRDTPRATSPSRAAPRDNLRTLSTQQDAPKTSSTQRDTPRATSPSRAAPRDNLRTSSTQQDAPKTSSTQRDTPRATSPSRVVPRDNLRTSSTQQDAPKTSSTQRNTPRATSPSRVVPRDNLRTSSTQQDTPKTSSTQRNTPRATSPSRVVPRDSPRTSSTQRNNPWVSSPPRATQQDTSRASYTQQDNPQAPVPTCTPQQGNPRPSCVPQNTPRSSSAQRDNPKTSCTQQDNPKFSSSRRGNPGSTSCQGCTQQDHPRASSPHRSSQRNNPRNASPHRTNKDIPWASFPLRPTQSDGPRSSSPSRSKQSEVPWASIALRPTQSDRPQTSSPARSAQRDSPQSSSGPTQHNSPFRATATSHNPGHHGASRTSSPLHPTPRGAPQTSSEPPQPPCAVCIGHRDAPRASSPPRYLQHDPFSFFPDPHASESESPHHDPPYMPPAVCIGHRDAPRASSPPRHTQFDPFPFLPDTSDAENQSPQHDPPQFPPPVCIGYRDAPRASSPPRQAPEPSLLFPDLPRASTESLVPSMDSLHEPPAIPAPVCIGHRDAPSFSSPPRQPPEPSLFFQDPPGTSMESLAPSTDSLRGSPMLPPQVCIGHRDAPRASSPPRHLPSDLAFLAPSPPPGSSGGSWGSAPPGEIRHNLEREEYTVLADLPPPRRLAQREPGPQGSNGGRTRSPGRAEVERLFGQERRKSEAPGAFQAQNEGRSQWPSQGQSQLLRRQSSPGLSREVTKSPAKQAEPARRSRTEAPHPRSPERRPEGDRWLQGSSPPLRMSARTPEREQRTQRPLERGRVGPRQPLGGWRSQEEPPGSQGPHRCLERGWRSQEEGPGLGGWQGLRESSRGAARAPEAMWRGLPRESESWSLLGGLSGHRWQSETWEEPLDRGWGSLQELSSPHQPVTPPENSRAGPGEFSKSQRPETLPAMGRGTEGACPHLHGSERRPEFDWRDLVSLLGVPREGTWSRSEEPTLTSHLPRLDWEGLLELLQAQLLHKDPAGHWVGPGQASPGTKGTQELEQDRHSQPEGGAGAALVNGYDPGQWPQSSAQPSSPTSISTQWPKTKVTSGPESSATTGLEETSQLGSRSPAEDPSSPQREFQSKEPEESERSRGQDSLTDQKQADSTVFITLSLQRGEVRAEGLGQREAGEEDQAAWGQCFSNPVVLLFLMLAPEKPGVTGSGMEEDGNSGPADKRPAEGKAGNPLKGRLVTSWRMPRDRPTLFNPFLLSLGVLRWQRDWSGAAFSLQESLQPLEAPQIFPIGQIRQLRLNELAALLSSRARPRGQSPARPPLPPPPPLPPPPPPPSAAPGTAPARPSRRKRPRLRAFPALPLARLRPPPLFVPATPPPIGHSGSSQEV